One window from the genome of Acidihalobacter ferrooxydans encodes:
- a CDS encoding FIST signal transduction protein, protein MQRFALAHTTGTHAQTLVADLLRQLGPQPDATIGFIYASDALAAQLEDILDALRTATGVQHWVGSVGMALSVTGHEYYDSPALAVMLADFPPQLLREVPPLRDNVEDFVGSCHDWLERHDGSVFGVLHGDPGNPATPLLIEQLAERLPRLFAVGGITSSQSENFQVAGGKVVKGGVSGVLFAPEIAVATGHTQGCTPSGPQRRITRSRRNVLVELDDRPALEVLKADIGEVLARDLNRLGGYIFAGLPVRGNDDGDYLVRNLIGIDTTQNLVAIGDYAQEGAQLMFCRRDGNTARIDLLRMLGDLQGRIAAPPRGALYVSCLGRGRHQFGAESQELELIRQELGDVPLLGFFANGEIFANRLYGYTGVLTLFL, encoded by the coding sequence ATGCAACGCTTCGCACTCGCCCACACCACTGGCACTCACGCACAGACACTGGTTGCCGACCTGCTCCGTCAGCTTGGTCCGCAACCGGATGCGACCATCGGCTTCATTTATGCGAGTGACGCCCTGGCGGCGCAACTCGAGGACATCCTGGACGCGCTGCGCACGGCAACCGGCGTGCAGCACTGGGTCGGCAGTGTCGGGATGGCACTCAGCGTGACCGGTCACGAGTATTACGACTCGCCGGCGCTCGCGGTCATGCTCGCAGACTTCCCGCCACAGCTGCTGCGCGAAGTGCCGCCGCTACGCGACAATGTGGAAGACTTCGTCGGCAGCTGCCACGACTGGCTGGAGCGCCACGACGGCAGCGTGTTCGGCGTACTGCACGGCGACCCCGGAAACCCGGCCACCCCCCTGCTGATCGAGCAACTCGCCGAACGCCTGCCCCGGTTGTTTGCAGTGGGCGGCATCACCTCGAGCCAGAGCGAGAATTTTCAGGTCGCGGGTGGCAAAGTGGTCAAGGGCGGGGTGTCCGGTGTGCTGTTTGCGCCGGAAATTGCCGTCGCAACCGGACACACCCAGGGCTGCACGCCCAGCGGACCGCAGCGACGCATCACGCGCAGCCGCCGCAACGTGCTGGTGGAACTTGACGACCGCCCCGCGCTCGAAGTACTCAAGGCCGACATCGGCGAGGTACTGGCCCGCGACCTGAACCGCCTCGGCGGCTATATCTTCGCCGGGCTACCGGTGCGGGGTAACGACGACGGCGACTATCTGGTGCGCAATCTGATCGGAATCGACACCACACAGAATCTCGTCGCGATTGGCGATTACGCGCAAGAGGGTGCGCAACTGATGTTTTGCCGTCGCGACGGCAACACGGCGCGCATCGACCTGCTGCGCATGCTCGGCGATCTGCAGGGCCGCATTGCCGCGCCGCCGCGCGGCGCGCTGTATGTCTCCTGCCTCGGGCGCGGACGCCATCAGTTCGGCGCCGAATCGCAGGAACTTGAATTGATCCGGCAGGAACTGGGCGACGTGCCGTTGCTCGGCTTCTTTGCCAACGGCGAAATTTTCGCCAACCGGCTGTATGGCTATACCGGCGTGCTGACGCTGTTTCTCTGA
- a CDS encoding universal stress protein — translation MENALILAGVDGSQNSLLAAGVAARMAALIGARLGLVHGLDEPVLGYWGGLHERMAEGVRAEAERTLADVARRVQDVCGMTPEIFIETGLPEDAIPRVVTREPSVAMVIVGRHGLEGERRARPLHPRTGHVATYLASHLSVPVTCVPPDVAASQICEATEQLRSGV, via the coding sequence ATGGAAAACGCTCTGATCCTGGCGGGCGTAGACGGTTCGCAAAACTCGCTGCTCGCCGCCGGCGTCGCCGCCCGCATGGCCGCCCTGATCGGCGCGCGCCTGGGCCTGGTGCATGGGCTTGACGAACCCGTTCTCGGCTACTGGGGCGGGCTCCACGAACGCATGGCCGAGGGCGTGCGCGCCGAAGCCGAGCGCACGCTGGCGGATGTCGCCCGGCGGGTACAGGACGTCTGCGGAATGACGCCGGAAATTTTCATCGAAACAGGTTTGCCCGAGGACGCCATACCACGCGTCGTGACGCGCGAGCCGAGTGTCGCGATGGTGATCGTCGGTCGACACGGATTGGAAGGCGAGCGCCGCGCCCGGCCGCTGCACCCACGCACCGGACATGTGGCCACCTACCTGGCGAGTCACCTGTCGGTGCCGGTTACCTGCGTCCCACCGGATGTCGCCGCCTCGCAGATCTGCGAGGCCACCGAACAATTGCGCTCCGGCGTCTGA
- a CDS encoding tRNA threonylcarbamoyladenosine dehydratase, with translation MNSAQSIDPLYERTAILVGDEGLERLRNTRVLVAGLGGVGGAAAEALARAGGGRLTLLDHDTVAPSNLNRQIVALHSTLGRGKTAAMAERLRDINPAIDLDLHTAFLQPQDAADLVAEPFDYVLDCIDSIACKAALVLAAQQAERPVISSMGAGGRLDPTRIHVATLNQTSRCGLAREMRKTLKRLGGRLNYPVVYSDEEAIKGLAHQPVGGDVPGRPRAINGTISYLPALFGFTLAGYVIKSRLRDQPCDPS, from the coding sequence ATGAATAGTGCGCAGTCGATCGATCCGCTTTATGAACGCACCGCCATTCTGGTCGGCGACGAGGGCCTGGAGCGATTACGCAACACGCGCGTTCTGGTCGCCGGCCTCGGCGGCGTGGGTGGTGCAGCGGCCGAAGCGCTGGCCCGGGCCGGCGGCGGGCGCTTGACCCTGCTCGACCACGACACCGTGGCGCCGTCCAATCTCAATCGCCAGATCGTCGCGCTGCATTCAACGCTCGGGCGCGGTAAAACCGCAGCGATGGCGGAGCGCCTGCGCGACATCAATCCTGCGATCGATCTGGACCTGCACACCGCTTTTCTCCAGCCGCAAGACGCCGCCGACCTGGTCGCCGAACCCTTTGACTACGTACTCGACTGCATCGACTCGATTGCCTGCAAGGCAGCACTGGTGCTGGCAGCGCAACAGGCCGAGAGACCCGTCATTTCCAGCATGGGCGCAGGCGGGCGCCTCGATCCGACGCGCATTCACGTGGCTACGCTCAACCAGACCTCGCGCTGCGGCCTGGCGCGCGAAATGCGCAAAACGCTCAAACGACTCGGTGGACGACTCAATTACCCGGTGGTGTATTCGGACGAGGAAGCGATCAAGGGCCTTGCGCACCAACCGGTCGGCGGCGACGTGCCGGGCCGACCGCGCGCGATCAACGGCACCATCAGCTATCTGCCGGCGTTGTTCGGCTTTACGCTGGCAGGCTATGTCATCAAATCGCGCCTGCGCGACCAGCCCTGCGACCCGTCGTGA
- a CDS encoding EAL domain-containing protein: protein MTTLSEQTPLRGDPENPTVSLCRFVGLDTAALALVREHAEILAAQADGLAGHFYDALRAYPPAANAFAAIPPRRMRLLVERQAEHFRAMLRNGPHTADDMARLHHSLGIAPTWIVAGYNACREHLDALLVGLPVAAHDALREALGRLLTCDMMVQTAALEDIHADMLAEGEIITQTLLDTTLKLADLPSPEAVFSDICADLVTRSRHLSAVWFAVLEDPQTPLKPFFGAGATALWQDVDVPYDASDPLWQALDENRSLVVSAAQETPLPAWWPSARDIEAVAIFPFGRVSGMRGLGVVYADHDGYFDHVGSAPFDAFAKLGQVLLDIRDSHLHDPLTGLPNRSLYMDRLVQGVGQAGRRQTLLGVSMIDLDGFKKINDRLGHLGGDALLHQVAERLSRQLRQGDTLARLGGDEFGLLMTDLTDVDAGEKIVRRMLNALEEPFLLEGKAVRVGASLGLTLYPLDDADSQDLLRHADIALYQAKDAGRHTYRIFEHAAEDKRRRIDSLQQRFEQALSHDEIEFHYQPKVDLALGRLVGVEALARWRQGDTLVSPEGFIDAVEDSPHLSRRLGRYALVAAARQIMDWKKKSFDCSVAVNIGAEHLLNPAFIDDVDDVLECYPTVAARLEIEVTERAVLHDMQRTHAALQACSDRGLSIALDDFGTGHASLTYLQELPADQIKLDKRFVQKLLDEPRALAIVAGSLTSASLLNLGVIAEGVETIEQGELLLQLGCRQAQGFFIAKPLSASDLLAWVAHWQPPAEWAQWRENLFTHQDLPFLMARTAHRHNLRDLLAALATPPTPERPFLQLPECVDETHCALGRWLRGAGQRYRAHAAFKQLQRVHVQLHAQAIKATLAWQTADAASLRREVGKLEHYADDLDGEILRLARQIGLHDTRNGTGVR, encoded by the coding sequence ATGACGACTTTGTCCGAACAAACACCGCTGCGAGGTGATCCCGAGAATCCGACCGTGTCATTGTGCCGTTTCGTCGGCCTGGATACGGCGGCGCTCGCGCTGGTGCGTGAGCACGCGGAAATTCTTGCCGCGCAGGCCGACGGTCTGGCCGGCCACTTTTATGACGCCCTGCGGGCGTATCCGCCCGCCGCCAATGCGTTTGCGGCGATTCCTCCGCGCCGGATGCGGCTGCTGGTGGAGCGACAGGCCGAGCATTTTCGCGCGATGCTGCGCAACGGGCCGCACACCGCAGACGACATGGCCCGTCTGCACCATAGCCTGGGCATTGCACCCACCTGGATCGTGGCGGGTTACAACGCCTGCCGCGAGCATCTCGACGCCTTGTTGGTCGGCCTGCCTGTGGCCGCGCACGACGCGCTGCGCGAGGCCCTCGGGCGGCTGCTGACCTGCGACATGATGGTGCAGACCGCTGCCCTTGAAGACATTCATGCCGACATGCTTGCCGAAGGCGAAATCATCACGCAGACCTTGCTGGACACCACGCTGAAACTGGCGGATTTGCCGAGCCCCGAAGCCGTTTTCAGCGACATCTGTGCGGATCTCGTCACGCGTTCGCGCCACCTGTCAGCGGTATGGTTTGCTGTGCTGGAAGACCCGCAGACACCGCTGAAGCCGTTTTTCGGAGCCGGCGCGACTGCGCTGTGGCAAGACGTCGATGTACCCTACGACGCCAGTGACCCGCTGTGGCAGGCACTGGATGAAAACCGCAGTCTGGTTGTTTCCGCCGCGCAGGAAACGCCGCTGCCCGCCTGGTGGCCGTCGGCCCGGGATATTGAAGCGGTCGCCATCTTCCCGTTCGGTCGCGTCAGCGGAATGCGCGGACTGGGCGTCGTCTATGCCGACCACGACGGGTACTTCGATCATGTCGGCAGCGCGCCCTTCGACGCGTTCGCCAAACTCGGTCAGGTTTTGCTGGATATCCGGGACAGCCATCTGCACGATCCACTCACTGGTCTGCCCAATCGCAGCCTCTACATGGATCGTCTGGTGCAGGGGGTCGGGCAAGCTGGGCGGCGGCAAACGCTGCTCGGCGTGAGCATGATCGATCTCGACGGGTTCAAGAAAATCAACGATCGTCTGGGTCATCTTGGCGGCGACGCGCTGTTGCATCAGGTGGCCGAGCGGCTTTCCAGACAGTTGCGCCAGGGCGATACTCTGGCGCGCCTGGGGGGTGACGAATTCGGTCTGCTGATGACCGATCTGACGGATGTCGACGCAGGGGAGAAAATCGTCCGTCGCATGCTCAACGCGCTGGAGGAACCTTTCCTGCTCGAAGGCAAGGCTGTCCGGGTGGGCGCCAGCCTCGGACTCACGCTCTATCCGCTTGACGATGCCGACAGCCAGGATTTGTTGCGGCATGCAGACATCGCGCTCTATCAGGCCAAGGATGCCGGTCGGCATACCTATCGGATTTTCGAGCATGCCGCCGAAGACAAACGTCGTCGCATCGACAGCTTGCAACAGCGGTTCGAGCAGGCTTTAAGCCATGACGAGATCGAATTTCATTATCAACCGAAAGTCGATCTTGCACTGGGTCGGCTCGTCGGCGTTGAGGCGCTTGCGCGCTGGCGTCAAGGCGATACCCTGGTCTCCCCCGAAGGCTTCATCGATGCAGTGGAAGACTCGCCGCATCTCAGTCGACGCCTCGGCCGTTACGCGCTTGTCGCTGCCGCGCGACAGATCATGGACTGGAAAAAGAAGTCCTTCGATTGCAGCGTGGCGGTCAACATCGGCGCCGAACATCTGCTCAACCCGGCCTTTATCGACGATGTCGACGACGTTCTCGAATGTTATCCAACGGTGGCGGCGCGCCTGGAGATCGAGGTCACCGAGCGTGCCGTGCTGCATGACATGCAGCGCACGCACGCCGCCTTGCAGGCGTGCAGCGACCGCGGCCTGTCCATTGCGCTGGATGACTTTGGCACGGGGCATGCCTCGCTGACCTATCTGCAGGAGCTTCCCGCCGACCAGATCAAGCTCGACAAGCGTTTCGTGCAGAAGCTGCTGGATGAACCGCGCGCGCTGGCCATCGTCGCCGGGAGCCTGACCTCTGCCAGCCTGCTCAATCTGGGGGTCATTGCCGAAGGCGTCGAAACCATTGAGCAAGGTGAGCTGCTGCTCCAGCTCGGCTGTCGCCAGGCACAGGGGTTTTTTATTGCCAAACCCCTGTCGGCGTCGGACCTCCTCGCCTGGGTGGCGCACTGGCAGCCACCCGCCGAGTGGGCGCAATGGCGCGAAAATCTCTTTACCCACCAGGATCTGCCGTTTCTGATGGCCCGTACGGCGCACCGGCATAATCTGCGGGATTTGTTGGCGGCTCTGGCAACGCCTCCCACGCCCGAGCGTCCGTTTCTGCAGCTTCCAGAATGCGTGGACGAAACGCATTGCGCGCTGGGGCGTTGGTTACGTGGTGCCGGGCAGCGCTATCGGGCGCATGCGGCGTTCAAGCAACTCCAGCGCGTCCATGTGCAACTTCATGCACAGGCGATCAAGGCTACGCTGGCCTGGCAGACGGCCGATGCCGCGAGCCTGCGCCGCGAAGTTGGCAAGCTGGAGCATTATGCGGACGATCTGGATGGCGAAATCCTGCGGCTGGCACGCCAGATCGGACTGCATGATACCCGTAACGGAACGGGCGTTCGCTGA
- a CDS encoding NADP(H)-dependent aldo-keto reductase, giving the protein MQHRPLGDSGLSVSLICLGTMTFGEQNTEAEAHAQLDRALDAGINFVDAAEMYPVPPREKTQGRTEAYIGSWLKKSGRRDEIVLASKVAGPGNGLDYLRGGPRLTAEHIEQAVHDSLKRLQTDVIDLYQVHWPDRNTNFFGKLGYEHDAGEDATPIELTLIALARMQEQGKIRHIGISNETPWGMMTYLRLAETQGLPRIISIQNPYNLLNRSFEAGLAEVAHRENVGLLAYSPLAFGVLSGKYLGGQQPPKARVTLFERFRRYSAPYVDGIVAQYAELAAAHDMSLAQLALAYVNSRPFLTSNIIGATTLEQLDEDIASADVTLGDDILEAIEAIHTQHPYPCP; this is encoded by the coding sequence ATGCAACACCGCCCGCTCGGCGACAGCGGCCTGTCGGTCAGTCTGATCTGCCTCGGCACCATGACTTTCGGCGAACAAAACACCGAAGCCGAAGCACATGCACAACTCGACCGCGCGCTCGACGCCGGAATCAACTTCGTCGATGCCGCCGAAATGTACCCGGTGCCGCCGCGCGAGAAAACCCAGGGGCGTACCGAAGCCTACATCGGCAGCTGGCTGAAAAAGAGCGGGCGGCGCGACGAAATCGTACTGGCGAGCAAGGTCGCCGGCCCCGGCAACGGTCTCGACTATCTGCGGGGCGGCCCACGCCTGACCGCCGAGCACATCGAACAGGCCGTGCACGACAGCCTCAAACGCCTGCAAACCGATGTGATCGACCTTTATCAGGTGCACTGGCCGGATCGCAACACCAACTTCTTCGGCAAACTCGGCTACGAACACGACGCCGGCGAGGACGCCACGCCCATCGAGCTGACGTTGATCGCCCTGGCGCGCATGCAGGAGCAGGGCAAGATTCGCCACATCGGCATCTCCAACGAAACGCCCTGGGGCATGATGACCTATCTGCGCCTGGCCGAGACCCAGGGTCTGCCGCGCATCATCAGCATCCAGAACCCGTACAACCTGCTCAATCGCAGCTTCGAGGCCGGCCTGGCCGAAGTCGCGCACCGCGAAAACGTAGGGCTGCTGGCCTACTCGCCATTGGCCTTCGGCGTGCTCAGCGGCAAATACCTTGGCGGTCAGCAGCCCCCCAAGGCGCGGGTCACGCTCTTCGAACGCTTCCGCCGCTACTCCGCGCCGTACGTCGACGGCATCGTCGCGCAGTACGCCGAGCTGGCCGCGGCACATGACATGAGTCTCGCCCAGCTCGCCCTGGCCTACGTCAACTCGCGCCCATTCCTGACCAGCAACATCATCGGCGCGACCACGCTGGAACAGCTCGACGAAGACATCGCCAGTGCCGACGTGACACTCGGTGACGACATACTGGAAGCCATCGAAGCCATCCACACGCAGCACCCCTATCCCTGCCCCTGA
- a CDS encoding TatD family hydrolase has protein sequence MPALIDSHCHLDDAAFDTDRGVVLSHAAEAGIDSIVVPAISARYWPRLRAVVATDARLFAAYGLHPMYLPEHRPEHLTALREWITRERPVAVGECGLDFYVGKLDVDAQIDFFTAQLRLAREFDLPVIVHARRAVDEVIKYLRRFPGLRGVVHSFAGSLQQAERLFANGFLLGLGGPLTYPRAQRLRRVAAALPLEAILLESDAPDQPGIAHRGQRNEPAFIGEVRDTLADLRQVSPTLIAQASTRNARALFGPPLMGVDESVTD, from the coding sequence ATGCCGGCGTTGATCGATTCACACTGCCACCTGGACGATGCGGCATTCGACACCGACCGCGGCGTCGTGCTCAGCCATGCAGCCGAGGCGGGTATCGACAGCATCGTGGTGCCGGCCATCAGCGCGCGCTATTGGCCCCGGCTGCGCGCGGTGGTGGCCACCGACGCGCGGTTGTTCGCGGCCTACGGCCTGCACCCGATGTATCTGCCTGAACACCGCCCTGAACATCTGACCGCGCTGCGCGAGTGGATCACGCGTGAACGGCCGGTCGCGGTGGGCGAGTGCGGCCTGGACTTTTACGTCGGGAAACTGGATGTCGACGCACAGATCGATTTTTTCACCGCGCAACTGCGCCTGGCCCGCGAGTTCGATCTGCCGGTGATCGTACACGCGCGACGCGCCGTCGATGAGGTGATCAAATACCTGCGCCGCTTCCCCGGTTTGCGCGGCGTAGTGCACAGTTTCGCCGGCAGCTTGCAGCAGGCCGAGCGCTTGTTTGCAAACGGCTTCCTGCTCGGCCTCGGCGGACCATTGACCTACCCGCGCGCACAACGCCTGCGTCGTGTCGCCGCGGCGCTCCCGCTGGAGGCGATCCTGCTGGAAAGCGACGCGCCGGATCAACCGGGCATCGCGCACCGCGGCCAGCGCAACGAACCCGCGTTTATCGGCGAAGTGCGTGACACACTGGCGGACTTGCGCCAGGTTTCACCAACGCTCATCGCACAAGCCAGCACCCGGAATGCCCGCGCGCTGTTTGGACCACCACTGATGGGCGTCGACGAATCCGTTACTGACTAA
- a CDS encoding phosphoribulokinase has translation MSKQHPVVAVTGSSGAGTSTVKRAFEHIFLREEITPVVIEGDSYHRYNRVEMKAAMQHAETEGNNHFSHFGPEANLFDKIEETFRVYGESGAGKKRYYLHSDAEAAEHNARLGTSLKAGEFTPWEDIPEGTDLLFYEGLHGGVVTDQVNVAAQTDLLIGVVPIVNLEWIQKIHRDKAERGYAAEATVDTILRRMPDYVHYITPQFTHADINFQRVPLVDTSNPFIARDIPTADESLVIIRFKDPVKLNIDFPFLLSMIHDSFMSRRNDLVVPGGKMGFAMELILTPIIHRMLTERA, from the coding sequence ATGTCCAAGCAACATCCTGTCGTCGCGGTCACCGGTTCATCCGGCGCGGGCACATCCACGGTCAAGCGTGCGTTCGAGCACATTTTCCTGCGTGAGGAAATCACCCCGGTCGTGATCGAGGGCGACAGCTACCATCGCTACAACCGCGTCGAAATGAAAGCTGCAATGCAGCATGCCGAGACCGAGGGCAACAACCATTTCAGCCACTTCGGCCCGGAAGCGAATCTGTTCGACAAGATCGAAGAAACTTTCCGCGTCTACGGCGAGTCCGGCGCCGGCAAGAAGCGCTACTACCTGCATAGCGATGCCGAGGCCGCCGAGCACAACGCCCGTCTCGGAACCTCCCTCAAGGCCGGCGAATTCACGCCCTGGGAAGACATCCCCGAAGGCACCGATCTGCTGTTCTACGAAGGTCTGCACGGCGGCGTGGTGACCGATCAGGTCAACGTGGCAGCGCAGACCGACCTGCTGATCGGCGTGGTGCCGATCGTCAACCTCGAATGGATACAGAAAATCCATCGCGACAAGGCCGAACGCGGATACGCCGCCGAAGCCACGGTGGACACCATCCTGCGCCGCATGCCCGACTATGTGCATTACATCACGCCACAGTTCACACACGCAGACATCAACTTCCAGCGCGTACCGCTGGTCGACACGTCCAACCCGTTCATTGCGCGCGACATTCCGACAGCCGATGAAAGCCTGGTCATCATCCGCTTCAAGGACCCGGTCAAGTTGAACATCGATTTCCCCTTCCTGCTGTCGATGATTCACGACTCCTTCATGTCGCGCCGCAACGACCTCGTCGTGCCCGGCGGCAAAATGGGCTTCGCGATGGAACTCATCCTGACTCCGATCATCCACCGCATGCTCACCGAGCGCGCTTGA
- the nhaD gene encoding sodium:proton antiporter NhaD codes for MKRYSAQALAVAALTLFAPALAHASAIAPAPLDLTGTGYGIAAILVFTVAYILVVAEEAIHLRKSKPVMVAAALIWVLVPLAYQAHGKVDLPGELLRDNILEYAELLLFLLAAMTYINTLQERRVFDALRAWLVSRGFTLRGIFWITGLLGFFISPLADNLTTALLMGAVVLAVARDRPQFVAVSCINIVVAANAGGAFSPFGDITTLMVWQKHIVTFTQFFNLFLPALVNWLVPAVILSFAVPRCRPDPLAEEVRIKRGGLVIIGLFLLTIGAAVGFHHFLHLPPMLGMMAGLGVLKFYGYFIKLAERRALLAANGQVDESRVFDVFAQLQRAEWDTLMFFYGVILCVGGLSALGYLALASSTVYTGLGPTWANVLVGLLSAIVDNIPVMYAVLTMHPDMSLGQWLLVTLTAGVGGSLLSIGSAAGVGLMGQARGVYTFFAHLRWTWAIALGYAASIGVHLWLNAAQMRVMVGAP; via the coding sequence ATGAAACGCTATTCAGCTCAGGCCTTGGCCGTGGCTGCGCTTACCCTCTTTGCCCCGGCACTGGCCCATGCCAGCGCCATTGCCCCCGCGCCGCTGGACCTGACCGGCACTGGGTACGGCATCGCCGCCATCCTGGTGTTCACCGTCGCTTACATCCTGGTGGTCGCCGAGGAAGCGATTCATCTGCGCAAATCCAAGCCGGTGATGGTCGCGGCCGCGCTGATTTGGGTGCTGGTGCCGCTGGCTTATCAAGCGCATGGGAAGGTCGACCTGCCTGGGGAACTGCTGCGCGACAATATTCTCGAATATGCCGAGCTGCTGCTGTTCCTGCTCGCCGCGATGACTTACATCAACACGTTGCAGGAGCGGCGCGTGTTCGACGCGTTGCGCGCCTGGCTGGTGTCGCGCGGGTTCACGCTGCGCGGTATTTTCTGGATCACCGGTCTGCTCGGGTTTTTCATTTCGCCACTGGCGGATAATCTCACCACCGCACTGTTGATGGGCGCCGTGGTGCTGGCCGTGGCACGCGACCGGCCGCAGTTCGTCGCCGTCAGTTGCATCAACATCGTTGTTGCCGCCAATGCTGGCGGCGCATTCAGTCCCTTCGGCGACATCACCACGCTGATGGTGTGGCAGAAGCATATCGTCACGTTCACGCAGTTCTTCAATCTGTTTCTGCCGGCGCTCGTGAACTGGTTGGTGCCGGCCGTCATCCTGTCGTTTGCCGTGCCACGCTGCCGGCCCGATCCGCTTGCAGAAGAGGTCCGGATCAAGCGCGGCGGGCTGGTGATCATCGGCTTGTTCCTGCTTACTATCGGCGCGGCGGTGGGCTTTCATCACTTCCTGCATCTGCCGCCGATGCTCGGCATGATGGCGGGTCTGGGGGTGCTCAAGTTCTATGGCTATTTCATCAAGCTGGCCGAGCGCCGCGCACTGCTTGCCGCCAATGGGCAGGTGGACGAAAGCCGGGTGTTCGACGTGTTTGCCCAGTTGCAGCGCGCCGAATGGGATACCTTGATGTTTTTCTACGGTGTCATCCTGTGCGTGGGTGGACTGTCCGCGCTGGGTTATCTGGCACTTGCCTCCAGCACCGTTTATACCGGTCTCGGTCCGACTTGGGCCAATGTGCTCGTCGGTCTGCTCTCGGCTATAGTCGATAACATTCCTGTCATGTACGCTGTGCTGACCATGCACCCGGATATGTCGCTCGGCCAGTGGTTGCTGGTGACGCTGACTGCTGGTGTAGGCGGTTCGCTGCTATCCATCGGTTCGGCCGCAGGCGTCGGGCTGATGGGCCAGGCGCGCGGCGTTTACACCTTCTTCGCGCATCTGCGCTGGACCTGGGCTATTGCCCTCGGCTATGCCGCCTCCATTGGGGTTCACTTATGGCTGAACGCGGCACAAATGCGCGTGATGGTGGGCGCGCCCTGA
- a CDS encoding cation:proton antiporter: MSSVDLAVLTLAIVMVVGVITFLFSGQTGISYVPILILLGIAIGPVLHLVDRSEAHSLFDYARVFGLVIILFAEGHNLKWPLLKRHVATIGILDTVGLLGTVAVAAFAFSWLLHVPLAVGFLFGAIIGATDPATLIPLFKQHTVPEDMRAVIVSESIFNDPLGIVLTMLAIALLVPQADSAKLIEAIAQHVSLLPAAVLYFLYEVLASAAIGVAVGLIGYRLIHVFHLESFPELYSFALAFGGFAIGEAVQASGYLVATVTALVLGNHELFFPREDRVERASRVIDREHHFNEILATLATVVIFILLGAGIDLQNLMSSLWVGIAVALVVVFVARPLATLSILPLRKWSLRECGFMAFEGPRGVVASALAGLPLALGLSNHDKQLIAWGESILAVTVITILVSVILETLWIGILKRRWLDGG; the protein is encoded by the coding sequence ATGTCCAGCGTCGATCTGGCCGTCCTGACGCTCGCCATCGTCATGGTGGTCGGCGTCATCACGTTTCTGTTCAGCGGACAAACCGGCATTTCCTACGTGCCGATCCTAATTCTGCTCGGCATCGCGATCGGCCCGGTGCTGCACCTGGTCGACCGCAGCGAGGCGCATAGTCTGTTCGATTATGCGCGCGTATTCGGCTTGGTGATCATCCTGTTCGCCGAAGGACACAATCTCAAATGGCCGCTGCTGAAACGGCATGTCGCCACCATCGGCATACTGGATACCGTCGGTTTACTCGGCACCGTCGCCGTGGCCGCATTCGCGTTCTCCTGGCTGCTGCATGTGCCGCTGGCCGTCGGGTTTTTGTTTGGCGCAATCATCGGCGCCACCGATCCGGCCACCTTGATTCCGCTGTTCAAACAACACACCGTGCCTGAGGACATGCGCGCGGTCATCGTCAGCGAATCGATCTTCAACGACCCCCTCGGCATCGTGCTCACCATGCTCGCCATCGCCCTGCTGGTGCCGCAGGCCGACAGCGCCAAGCTGATCGAAGCCATCGCGCAGCATGTCTCGCTACTGCCTGCCGCGGTGCTGTATTTTCTGTACGAAGTGCTCGCCTCGGCCGCCATCGGCGTTGCGGTCGGGTTGATCGGCTACCGCCTCATCCATGTTTTCCATCTTGAATCCTTCCCTGAACTCTATTCCTTCGCACTTGCCTTCGGTGGGTTCGCCATCGGTGAGGCCGTGCAGGCATCGGGCTACCTGGTGGCCACCGTCACCGCGCTGGTGCTTGGCAATCATGAACTGTTCTTCCCACGCGAAGACCGCGTGGAACGCGCCTCGCGCGTGATCGACCGCGAGCACCACTTCAACGAAATCCTGGCCACGCTGGCCACAGTGGTGATTTTCATACTGCTCGGTGCCGGCATCGACTTGCAGAACCTGATGTCCTCGCTCTGGGTCGGCATCGCCGTCGCGCTGGTGGTCGTATTCGTCGCCCGGCCGCTGGCGACGCTGAGCATCCTGCCGCTGCGCAAATGGTCCTTGCGCGAATGCGGCTTCATGGCCTTCGAGGGTCCGCGCGGCGTGGTCGCCTCGGCGCTGGCCGGACTGCCGCTCGCCCTCGGGCTGAGCAATCACGACAAGCAGTTGATCGCGTGGGGCGAATCGATTCTGGCCGTCACCGTCATCACGATTCTCGTCTCCGTCATCCTCGAAACGTTATGGATCGGCATCCTCAAGCGGCGCTGGCTGGATGGCGGCTAA